The Thermobispora bispora DSM 43833 genome window below encodes:
- a CDS encoding GntR family transcriptional regulator yields MTYPRLDRDGAEPLWMQLMRALRAQIESGELKPDQPLPSEAELSDMYSVSRTVVREALRELVQQRLIYKVKGRGAFVSPQKTELRFVGSVTGSAEDLRGSGRRVTTQTIRQELGEADDRESRLLQIPVGEPVVRLRRLRRVDGQPWLLVDTALPARLVPGLERASLENQSLYDVLRRRYGIEPAGADRWIEAVFPNREQAAMLEVSTSTPLLGIESVAWLRDSTRFEAYYALHRSDQIRFYVGIR; encoded by the coding sequence ATGACGTATCCGCGCCTCGACCGAGACGGGGCGGAGCCGCTGTGGATGCAGCTCATGCGGGCGCTGCGCGCGCAGATCGAGAGCGGCGAGCTCAAGCCCGACCAGCCGCTTCCCTCGGAGGCGGAGCTCAGCGACATGTACAGCGTCTCGCGCACCGTGGTCCGGGAGGCCTTGCGCGAGCTCGTCCAGCAGCGCCTGATCTATAAGGTCAAAGGCCGCGGCGCCTTCGTCTCCCCGCAGAAGACCGAGCTGCGCTTCGTGGGCTCGGTGACGGGATCGGCCGAGGACCTGCGCGGCTCGGGCCGCCGGGTGACCACCCAGACCATCCGGCAGGAGCTGGGCGAGGCCGACGACCGCGAGTCCCGCCTGCTGCAGATCCCCGTGGGTGAGCCGGTGGTACGGCTGCGCCGGCTGCGCCGCGTGGACGGGCAGCCATGGCTCCTGGTGGACACCGCCCTACCTGCCCGCCTCGTCCCCGGCCTGGAGCGCGCCTCCCTGGAGAACCAGTCGCTCTACGACGTGCTCCGCCGGCGCTATGGCATCGAGCCCGCCGGCGCCGACCGCTGGATCGAGGCGGTCTTCCCCAACCGGGAGCAGGCGGCCATGCTCGAGGTCTCCACCTCCACCCCGCTGCTCGGGATCGAGTCGGTCGCCTGGCTGCGCGACAGCACCCGGTTCGAGGCCTACTACGCGCTCCACCGCAGCGACCAGATCCGGTTCTACGTCGGCATCCGCTGA
- the galK gene encoding galactokinase, producing the protein MRVVEAFREAYGDHPAGVWHAPGRVNLIGEHTDYNDGLVLPFAVPWGITAAVRPRDDGTVRIASLQAPGEDQVLGDLDLARGWARYAAGVFWALREEGHDVRGADILIDGDLPRGAGLASSAALEVVTALALSDLYGLGLEPMELARIGRRAENEFAGVPCGIMDQAVSALAREDHALFLDCRSLASRPVPFRPAEHGLRLLIIDTRVRHALGDGRYAERRQECANAAKRLGVPALRDVTDLASALQRLSGAERARAQHVVTEIHRVQAAVGLMRAGALDQLGSLLISSHLSLRDQFQVSCPELDVAVEAAVGGGARGARMTGAGFGGSVLALVPEGRLEDVEAAVREAYAARGWAEPGFLRAAPAAGARRIA; encoded by the coding sequence ATGCGGGTTGTCGAGGCGTTCCGTGAGGCGTACGGCGATCATCCGGCGGGGGTCTGGCACGCTCCCGGCAGGGTCAACCTCATCGGCGAGCACACCGACTACAACGACGGCCTGGTGCTCCCGTTCGCCGTCCCCTGGGGCATCACCGCGGCGGTGAGACCGCGCGATGACGGCACCGTGCGCATCGCCTCGCTGCAGGCGCCGGGAGAGGACCAGGTCCTCGGCGACCTCGACCTGGCCCGCGGCTGGGCCCGGTACGCGGCCGGGGTGTTCTGGGCGCTGCGCGAGGAGGGCCACGACGTCCGCGGCGCCGACATCCTCATCGACGGGGACCTGCCCCGGGGCGCCGGGCTCGCCTCGAGCGCCGCGCTCGAGGTCGTCACCGCCCTCGCGCTGAGCGACCTGTACGGCCTCGGCCTGGAGCCGATGGAGCTGGCCCGGATCGGCAGGCGGGCGGAGAACGAGTTCGCCGGCGTGCCCTGCGGGATCATGGACCAGGCGGTCTCGGCGCTCGCCCGGGAGGACCACGCGCTCTTCCTCGACTGCCGGTCCCTGGCGAGCCGGCCGGTGCCGTTCCGGCCCGCCGAGCACGGCCTGCGCCTGCTCATCATCGACACCCGGGTCCGCCACGCGCTCGGGGACGGACGGTACGCCGAGCGGCGGCAGGAGTGCGCGAACGCGGCGAAGCGCCTCGGCGTGCCCGCCCTCCGGGACGTGACCGACCTCGCCTCCGCGCTGCAGCGGCTGAGCGGGGCCGAGCGCGCCCGGGCCCAGCACGTGGTGACGGAGATCCACCGCGTGCAGGCGGCGGTGGGGCTGATGCGCGCCGGTGCGCTCGATCAGCTCGGCTCCCTGCTCATCTCCTCGCACCTGTCGCTGCGCGACCAGTTCCAGGTCTCCTGCCCCGAGCTCGACGTGGCGGTGGAGGCGGCGGTCGGCGGAGGCGCGCGGGGCGCGCGGATGACCGGTGCCGGGTTCGGCGGGTCCGTCCTCGCGCTCGTCCCCGAGGGCAGGCTGGAGGACGTCGAGGCCGCGGTGCGCGAGGCCTACGCGGCGCGCGGGTGGGCCGAACCGGGCTTCCTCCGGGCCGCCCCGGCCGCCGGAGCCCGCAGGATCGCCTGA
- the rpoD gene encoding RNA polymerase sigma factor RpoD — protein MLPSRTPSVDRVAYHAAKERTRGGVAIDDVAVAADRTEPSDDALDRVVQMLADEDLEVLAAEDEDPIRFDEEDFDSGAPTNDLVRIYLREIGKVPLLTAEEEVELAKAIEAGLFAEDKLCEKKAAGIECPELEDLVWEGIRAKQRLIEANLRLVVSIAKRYVGRGMLFLDLIQEGNLGLIRAVEKFDYTKGYKFSTYATWWIRQAITRAIADQARTIRIPVHMVETINKLVRVQRQLHQDLGREPTPEEIAKEMDLPVERVVEIQRIAQEPVSLQSPIGEEDSDLGDFIEDADAVVPLEAAAFILLQDHLDDILSTLSEREQRIIQLRFGLADGHPRTLEEVGREFGVTRERIRQIESKTLAKLRHPTRAQVLRDYLD, from the coding sequence GTGCTGCCAAGCAGGACGCCATCGGTAGACCGGGTGGCGTACCACGCCGCGAAGGAGAGGACCCGCGGCGGTGTCGCGATCGATGACGTGGCCGTCGCGGCCGACCGAACCGAGCCGTCCGACGACGCGCTGGACCGCGTCGTCCAGATGCTCGCAGACGAGGACCTCGAGGTCCTCGCCGCCGAGGACGAGGACCCCATCAGGTTCGATGAGGAGGACTTCGACTCAGGGGCGCCGACCAACGACCTCGTCCGGATCTACCTCCGTGAGATCGGCAAGGTCCCGCTGCTCACGGCCGAGGAGGAGGTCGAGCTCGCCAAGGCCATCGAGGCGGGACTGTTCGCAGAGGACAAGCTATGTGAGAAGAAGGCCGCCGGGATCGAGTGCCCCGAGCTGGAGGACCTGGTCTGGGAGGGCATCCGGGCCAAGCAGCGGCTCATCGAGGCGAACCTGCGGCTCGTCGTCTCCATCGCCAAGCGGTACGTGGGCCGGGGCATGCTCTTCCTCGACCTCATCCAGGAGGGGAACCTCGGCCTGATCCGCGCGGTCGAGAAGTTCGACTACACCAAGGGCTACAAGTTCTCGACCTATGCCACGTGGTGGATCCGGCAGGCGATCACCCGGGCGATCGCCGACCAGGCCCGCACCATCCGGATCCCGGTGCACATGGTCGAGACGATCAACAAGCTCGTCCGGGTGCAGCGCCAGCTCCACCAGGACCTCGGCCGGGAGCCGACCCCCGAGGAGATCGCCAAGGAGATGGACCTGCCCGTCGAGCGGGTGGTGGAGATCCAGCGCATCGCGCAGGAGCCCGTCTCCCTCCAGTCGCCGATCGGCGAGGAGGACTCCGACCTCGGCGACTTCATCGAGGACGCCGACGCCGTGGTGCCCCTGGAGGCAGCCGCGTTCATCCTGCTCCAGGACCACCTCGACGACATCCTCTCCACGCTCTCCGAGCGGGAGCAGCGGATCATCCAGCTCCGGTTCGGCCTCGCCGACGGCCACCCGCGGACGCTTGAGGAGGTCGGCCGGGAGTTCGGCGTCACCCGGGAGCGGATCCGGCAGATCGAGTCGAAGACGCTGGCGAAGCTCCGCCATCCGACGCGGGCCCAGGTGCTCCGGGACTACCTGGACTAG